A DNA window from Actinomadura luzonensis contains the following coding sequences:
- a CDS encoding aldo/keto reductase, translating to MEYRELGRSGLRVSALTMGTMSFGGKGKFAYVGSTGVEEARRQIDMCMDAGVNLIDTADVYSGGLSEEIVGKAIEGRRDEVLLATKVRMPMGDGPNDAGLSRHHVITGAEASLRRLGTDHIDLYQVHEWDGRTPLEETLAALDHLVTSGKVRYVGVSNYAGWQLMKALGVADRLGLPRFVSQQIYYSLQARDAEYELIPAAVDQGLGVLVWSPLAGGLLSGRYRRDSRPAEGRQLTEWNEPPVHDQEQLYDTVEVLVDIAAGHGVSAARVALAWLLGRPAVTSLVIGARTAEQLADNLAAADLKLSDEERARLDEVSRRPLLYPYWHQAATASDRLSPADLTLLGPHLPPEAQTGV from the coding sequence ATGGAATATCGCGAGCTGGGACGGTCAGGCCTGCGGGTGTCGGCGCTCACCATGGGCACCATGAGCTTCGGCGGCAAGGGCAAGTTCGCCTACGTCGGCTCCACCGGCGTCGAGGAGGCGCGCCGGCAGATCGACATGTGCATGGACGCCGGGGTCAACCTCATCGACACCGCCGACGTCTACTCCGGCGGCCTGTCGGAGGAGATCGTCGGCAAGGCGATCGAGGGTCGCCGCGACGAGGTGCTGCTGGCCACCAAGGTACGCATGCCGATGGGCGACGGCCCCAACGACGCCGGGCTGTCCCGGCACCACGTCATCACCGGCGCCGAAGCGAGCCTGCGCCGGCTCGGCACCGACCACATCGACCTCTACCAGGTGCACGAATGGGACGGCCGCACCCCGCTGGAGGAGACCCTGGCCGCGCTGGACCACCTGGTGACCTCCGGCAAGGTCCGCTACGTGGGCGTGTCCAACTACGCCGGCTGGCAGCTCATGAAGGCCCTCGGCGTCGCCGACCGGCTCGGCCTGCCGCGCTTCGTCAGCCAGCAGATCTACTACTCGCTGCAGGCCCGCGACGCCGAGTACGAGCTGATCCCGGCCGCGGTCGACCAGGGCCTCGGCGTGCTGGTGTGGAGCCCGCTGGCGGGCGGGCTGCTGTCCGGCCGCTATCGCCGCGACTCCCGGCCGGCCGAGGGCCGCCAGCTCACCGAGTGGAACGAGCCGCCGGTCCACGACCAGGAGCAGCTCTACGACACGGTGGAGGTGCTGGTCGACATCGCGGCCGGGCACGGCGTCTCGGCGGCGCGGGTGGCGCTGGCGTGGCTGCTGGGCAGGCCCGCGGTCACCTCCCTGGTGATCGGCGCCCGCACCGCCGAGCAGCTCGCCGACAACCTGGCCGCCGCCGACCTCAAGCTGTCGGACGAGGAGCGCGCCCGGCTGGACGAGGTCAGCCGCCGGCCGCTGCTGTACCCGTACTGGCATCAGGCGGCGACGGCGTCCGACCGGCTCTCGCCCGCCGACCTCACCCTGCTCGGCCCGCACCTGCCGCCGGAGGCTCAGACCGGGGTGTAG
- a CDS encoding NADP-dependent oxidoreductase, whose protein sequence is MGTFVLSGHPDHERGPVMQAITVRDRAAGPAGLSLTEEPYPHAAENDVVVRVHAAGFTRGELDWPATWTDRNGHDRTPSVPGHEVSGVVAELGYGTTGLSVGQRVFGLTDWARNGSLAEYVAVEARNLAPLPADVEHTVAAALPISGLTAWQGLFDHARLAAGQTVLVHGVAGGVGSVAAQLARDAGARVIGAGRARDRDTALGLGVHAFVDLETGPPDDAGEVDVLFDVIGGDVLERSAALVRAGGTLVTIVEPPAVRPRDGQAVFFVVEPDRARLADLAQRVRDGRLRPIVGNVCPLAEAPAAFAPGRHGSGRTIVRVAEGD, encoded by the coding sequence GTGGGTACGTTCGTCCTGTCCGGCCACCCCGACCACGAGCGAGGACCCGTCATGCAGGCCATCACCGTCCGCGACCGCGCCGCGGGCCCGGCCGGGCTCTCCCTGACGGAGGAGCCGTACCCGCACGCCGCCGAGAACGACGTCGTCGTCCGGGTGCACGCCGCCGGGTTCACCCGGGGCGAGCTCGACTGGCCGGCGACGTGGACCGACCGCAACGGCCACGACCGCACGCCCAGCGTGCCCGGCCACGAGGTGTCCGGCGTCGTCGCCGAGCTGGGCTACGGGACGACCGGGCTGAGCGTCGGCCAGCGCGTGTTCGGCCTGACGGACTGGGCCCGCAACGGCTCGCTGGCCGAGTACGTGGCGGTCGAGGCCCGCAACCTCGCGCCGCTGCCGGCCGACGTCGAGCACACCGTGGCCGCCGCGCTGCCGATCTCGGGGCTGACCGCCTGGCAGGGCCTGTTCGACCACGCCCGCCTGGCGGCCGGCCAGACCGTGCTCGTCCACGGCGTCGCGGGCGGCGTCGGCTCGGTCGCGGCGCAGCTCGCGCGCGACGCCGGGGCCCGGGTGATCGGCGCCGGCCGGGCCCGCGACAGGGACACGGCGCTCGGCCTCGGCGTGCACGCCTTCGTGGACCTGGAGACCGGCCCCCCCGACGACGCCGGAGAAGTGGACGTGCTGTTCGACGTGATCGGCGGCGACGTCCTCGAACGCTCGGCCGCGCTGGTGCGGGCCGGCGGCACGCTGGTCACCATCGTCGAGCCGCCCGCGGTCCGGCCCCGCGACGGGCAGGCGGTCTTCTTCGTCGTGGAGCCCGACCGGGCCCGGCTCGCGGACCTGGCGCAGCGGGTGCGGGACGGACGGCTCCGCCCGATCGTCGGGAACGTGTGCCCGCTCGCCGAGGCGCCCGCCGCGTTCGCGCCCGGCCGGCACGGCTCCGGCAGGACGATCGTGCGCGTCGCGGAAGGCGATTAG
- a CDS encoding cupin domain-containing protein, with protein sequence MIRVRLAGGLLAAGMATTSMVCAACAPATQRATGGAPAAVMVTQPPSETLSPLVQQALPGVKGKTFTSAIVSFPPAARAAPHRHGTAFVYAYVLEGTVRSELAGRPARTYRAGENWVEQPGAHHLLTENTSRTAPAKLLVVFVSDTGDKLKVDDPPG encoded by the coding sequence ATGATCCGAGTACGGCTCGCCGGCGGTCTCCTGGCTGCCGGCATGGCGACCACGTCCATGGTGTGCGCGGCGTGCGCGCCCGCGACGCAGCGGGCGACCGGCGGGGCGCCGGCGGCCGTCATGGTGACGCAGCCGCCGTCCGAGACGTTGTCGCCCCTCGTGCAGCAGGCGCTGCCCGGCGTCAAGGGCAAGACGTTCACCTCGGCGATCGTCAGCTTCCCGCCCGCCGCGCGCGCGGCGCCGCACCGGCACGGCACGGCCTTCGTCTACGCCTACGTCCTCGAGGGCACGGTGCGCAGCGAACTGGCCGGCCGGCCGGCACGCACCTACCGCGCCGGCGAGAACTGGGTCGAGCAGCCGGGCGCCCACCACCTGCTGACCGAGAACACCAGCCGGACGGCACCGGCGAAGCTGCTGGTCGTCTTCGTCTCCGACACGGGGGACAAGCTGAAGGTCGACGACCCGCCTGGCTAG
- a CDS encoding HD domain-containing protein, which produces MFPETPAAAAALTVSRRHYSPALLNHCVRSYLWGAMYGAAHRIAFDDELFYVAALLHDIGLTEAFDSHRLPFEEAGGQLGWVFGVAAGWPAERAARVTDIVVTHMRADVPPDADPESHLLQVATSWEVVGRHPEEFPPDARADLLARYPRLGFGAEFLACFEDQARRKADSAAAASVRNDAAGRIAANPLESAPPA; this is translated from the coding sequence ATGTTCCCGGAGACCCCCGCCGCCGCGGCGGCGCTGACGGTTTCCCGCCGTCACTACTCGCCGGCGCTGCTCAACCACTGCGTCCGCTCCTACCTGTGGGGCGCGATGTACGGCGCCGCGCACCGCATCGCCTTCGACGACGAGCTCTTCTACGTCGCGGCGCTGCTCCACGACATCGGGCTGACGGAGGCCTTCGACAGCCACCGGCTGCCGTTCGAGGAGGCGGGCGGGCAGCTGGGCTGGGTGTTCGGCGTGGCCGCCGGCTGGCCGGCGGAACGGGCCGCCCGGGTCACCGACATCGTCGTCACCCACATGCGCGCCGACGTGCCGCCTGACGCCGACCCGGAGTCCCACCTGCTGCAGGTCGCCACGAGCTGGGAGGTGGTCGGGCGGCATCCGGAGGAGTTCCCGCCGGACGCCCGGGCGGACCTGCTCGCCCGCTACCCGCGGCTGGGGTTCGGCGCCGAGTTCCTGGCGTGCTTCGAGGACCAGGCGAGGCGCAAAGCGGACAGCGCCGCCGCCGCGTCGGTCAGGAACGACGCCGCCGGGCGGATCGCCGCCAACCCCCTCGAAAGCGCCCCGCCCGCCTGA
- a CDS encoding GMC oxidoreductase yields the protein MFDPHHPDVLIIGAGPVGATYARVLLTLHENITVTIVDAGSQLSENQGMHLRNQRVYQDNWNTFGDVVTGNLQKFSRVLPGGGYQETLDRTAFTQPGARFDFYNPEQDPTKNLSAAAGAYAVGGMSTLWTCAVPRPHPTMERSSLIKDSEWDKLFDVGEKFLRKSTTEFDFERNRVVKEAMTEFFASRPHDYKYPVPGNYPVQNLPMAARRQGTGDFGDKDGFVKWTGVDDILAPVRQNSQMHGRLAILPDHLVRRLRSDDKPNPTSRIDYAEVQDFRNRKTISIKANHFVVATGPIFGPQLLWNSNIRHPALGRYLNDQTVASCMVVLGKDLVARFKDDKGHTGIAALPPNAAEPQVWVPVSEKRPWHVQIHQDPINFSTPGPELVDQRLLVFLQWFGMTEPMWDNRVRFSEKYTDVMGMPQPIFEYELPPKAVKEAHEMIGELAEAALALGGWLPGHLPEFEPPGASLHLQSTTRMGDKSDDSVVDVNSKHWGFDNLRVGGINVIPTATACNPTPTAVAIAVRAAAHLALGRVPTDDDYDRILKAAEQKTAAS from the coding sequence ATGTTCGACCCGCACCACCCCGACGTCCTGATCATCGGCGCCGGCCCGGTCGGCGCCACGTACGCCCGGGTGCTCCTGACCCTCCACGAGAACATCACCGTCACCATCGTCGACGCCGGCTCCCAGCTGTCCGAGAACCAGGGCATGCACCTCCGCAACCAGCGCGTGTACCAGGACAACTGGAACACCTTCGGCGACGTCGTCACCGGCAACCTGCAGAAGTTCTCCCGCGTCCTGCCCGGCGGCGGCTATCAGGAGACGCTCGACCGCACCGCGTTCACCCAGCCCGGCGCCCGGTTCGACTTCTACAACCCCGAGCAGGACCCGACGAAGAACCTCTCGGCGGCGGCCGGCGCCTACGCGGTCGGCGGCATGTCCACCCTGTGGACCTGCGCGGTGCCTCGCCCGCACCCGACGATGGAACGTTCCAGCCTCATCAAGGACAGCGAGTGGGACAAGCTGTTCGACGTCGGCGAGAAATTCCTCCGCAAGAGCACCACGGAGTTCGACTTCGAGCGCAACCGCGTGGTGAAGGAGGCGATGACGGAGTTCTTCGCGTCGCGGCCCCACGACTACAAATACCCGGTGCCGGGGAATTATCCGGTGCAGAATCTGCCGATGGCGGCCCGCCGGCAGGGCACCGGCGACTTCGGCGACAAGGACGGCTTCGTGAAATGGACCGGGGTCGACGACATCCTCGCCCCGGTGCGGCAGAACTCCCAGATGCACGGCCGCCTCGCGATCCTGCCCGACCATCTCGTCCGCAGGCTGCGCAGCGACGACAAACCCAACCCCACCTCCCGCATCGACTACGCGGAGGTGCAGGACTTCAGGAACCGCAAGACCATCTCCATCAAGGCCAACCACTTCGTCGTCGCCACCGGCCCGATCTTCGGCCCGCAACTGCTGTGGAACTCCAACATCCGGCACCCGGCGCTCGGCCGCTACCTCAACGACCAGACCGTCGCCTCCTGCATGGTGGTGCTCGGCAAGGACCTCGTCGCCCGGTTCAAGGACGACAAGGGCCACACGGGCATCGCCGCGCTGCCGCCGAACGCGGCCGAGCCGCAGGTCTGGGTGCCCGTCTCGGAGAAGCGGCCCTGGCACGTGCAGATCCACCAGGACCCGATCAACTTCAGCACCCCCGGCCCCGAGCTCGTCGACCAGCGGCTGCTGGTGTTCCTGCAGTGGTTCGGGATGACCGAGCCGATGTGGGACAACCGCGTCAGGTTCTCGGAGAAGTACACGGACGTGATGGGCATGCCGCAGCCGATCTTCGAGTACGAGCTGCCGCCCAAGGCGGTCAAGGAGGCGCACGAGATGATCGGCGAGCTGGCCGAGGCCGCGCTGGCGCTCGGCGGCTGGCTGCCCGGCCACCTGCCCGAGTTCGAGCCGCCGGGGGCGTCCCTGCACCTGCAGTCGACCACCCGCATGGGGGACAAGAGCGACGACTCGGTGGTGGACGTCAACTCCAAGCACTGGGGGTTCGACAACCTCCGGGTGGGCGGCATCAACGTCATCCCCACGGCCACCGCCTGCAACCCGACGCCTACCGCCGTGGCGATCGCGGTCAGGGCCGCCGCCCACCTGGCGCTGGGCCGCGTCCCCACCGACGACGACTACGACCGGATCCTCAAGGCCGCCGAGCAGAAGACGGCCGCCTCGTGA
- the iolE gene encoding myo-inosose-2 dehydratase, with protein sequence MTAAQDKRVRVAASPINWRNDDFPVLGADTAVDTILGDMRRAGFDGTELGSVFPSDPAQLAAVLRRHDLALAAGWFSAFLLQHEPRQEYERFERHCAFLAKAGAGHVTTAECSWCPFKQPGDDPYTQHWPAVGRPLFPRSVPALTDQQWDRLADGLIELIAIAERHELTLGYHPHIQTVVENTADLDKLAERVSRRSDGARHLPITLDTGHLALAGDNPLDTLTKYVKQVTHLHLKNIRPAVAERLRKDGTGFEFAVIEGVFTVPGDGGIDFRPIFKLLRENDFQGWVVVEAEQNPASADPFLYARLAREYIRLEAGW encoded by the coding sequence GTGACCGCGGCGCAGGACAAGCGGGTCAGGGTCGCGGCCTCCCCGATCAACTGGCGCAACGACGACTTCCCCGTCCTCGGCGCGGACACCGCCGTGGACACCATCCTCGGCGACATGCGGCGCGCCGGCTTCGACGGCACCGAGCTGGGGTCGGTGTTCCCGAGCGACCCGGCGCAGCTCGCCGCCGTGCTGCGGCGGCACGACCTCGCGCTGGCCGCCGGCTGGTTCAGCGCGTTCCTGCTCCAGCACGAGCCGCGCCAGGAGTACGAGCGCTTCGAGCGCCACTGCGCGTTCCTGGCCAAGGCGGGCGCCGGGCACGTGACCACGGCCGAGTGCTCGTGGTGCCCGTTCAAGCAGCCCGGCGACGACCCGTACACGCAGCACTGGCCGGCCGTCGGCCGGCCGCTGTTCCCGCGCTCCGTCCCGGCGCTGACCGACCAGCAGTGGGACCGCCTCGCCGACGGCCTGATCGAGCTCATCGCGATCGCGGAACGGCACGAGCTGACGCTCGGCTACCACCCGCACATCCAGACCGTCGTCGAGAACACCGCGGACCTCGACAAGCTCGCCGAGCGCGTGTCCCGCCGCTCGGACGGCGCCAGGCACCTGCCGATCACCCTCGACACCGGCCACCTGGCCCTGGCCGGCGACAACCCGCTCGACACCCTCACCAAGTACGTCAAGCAGGTCACCCACCTGCACCTGAAGAACATCAGGCCCGCCGTGGCCGAGCGGCTGCGCAAGGACGGCACCGGCTTCGAGTTCGCGGTCATCGAGGGCGTGTTCACCGTCCCCGGCGACGGCGGGATCGACTTCCGGCCGATCTTCAAGCTGCTCCGCGAGAACGACTTCCAGGGCTGGGTGGTGGTCGAGGCCGAGCAGAACCCGGCGAGCGCCGACCCCTTCCTGTACGCCAGGCTGGCGCGGGAGTACATCCGGCTGGAGGCGGGATGGTGA
- a CDS encoding sigma-70 family RNA polymerase sigma factor: protein MDLEPYRAELVAYCYRMLGSYHEAEDLVQETMLRAWKSRDRYDAGRASPRTWLYRIAANVCLTALEGRARRPLPSGLGAPGDDPGAPLTPAFDVPWLQPFPDARFDLGARADLRLALVAAMQTLPPRQRAVLVLRDVLSSAPPRWPASSAPRPRPSTARSSAPGPPSPRRAAPRTSRRSATRTTRGSAR from the coding sequence GTGGATCTCGAGCCCTACCGCGCGGAGCTGGTGGCGTACTGCTACCGCATGCTGGGCTCGTACCACGAGGCCGAGGACCTGGTGCAGGAGACGATGCTGCGGGCGTGGAAGTCCCGCGACCGCTACGACGCCGGCCGCGCGTCGCCGCGCACCTGGCTCTACCGGATCGCGGCCAACGTGTGCCTGACCGCGCTGGAGGGCCGCGCGCGGCGGCCGCTGCCGTCCGGGCTCGGCGCGCCCGGCGACGACCCGGGGGCGCCGCTCACACCGGCCTTCGACGTGCCCTGGCTCCAGCCGTTCCCCGACGCCCGGTTCGACCTGGGGGCCCGGGCCGACCTGCGGCTCGCGCTGGTGGCCGCGATGCAGACGCTGCCGCCGCGGCAGCGGGCCGTGCTCGTCCTCCGCGACGTCTTGAGTTCAGCGCCGCCGAGGTGGCCGGCCAGCTCGGCACCACGGCCGCGGCCGTCAACAGCGCGCTCCAGCGCGCCCGGGCCGCCCTCGCCGAGGCGGGCGGCACCACGGACCTCACGGAGGTCGGCGACCCGGACGACCCGCGGGTCCGCGCGGTGA
- a CDS encoding nuclear transport factor 2 family protein: protein MIERYARAFEAADVPALVRLLTDDAVLEMPPVPLWYRGARDYGRFLRRVFDLRGTGWSMRRLTAGGQPALAAYAPEPGGGHRLHTLQVFTVTGGRIARNVVFADPAVFEAFLLPERIFLDK from the coding sequence GTGATCGAGCGGTACGCGCGCGCCTTCGAGGCCGCCGACGTGCCCGCGCTCGTGCGGCTCCTCACCGATGACGCCGTCCTGGAGATGCCGCCGGTGCCGCTGTGGTACCGGGGCGCCCGCGACTACGGCCGGTTCCTGCGCCGCGTGTTCGACCTGCGCGGCACCGGCTGGAGCATGCGGCGGCTGACCGCCGGCGGGCAGCCCGCCCTCGCCGCGTACGCGCCCGAGCCCGGCGGCGGGCACCGCCTGCACACGCTCCAGGTGTTCACGGTCACCGGCGGGCGGATCGCGCGCAACGTCGTCTTCGCCGATCCCGCGGTGTTCGAGGCGTTCCTCCTTCCTGAGCGGATTTTTCTCGACAAGTAG
- a CDS encoding dihydrofolate reductase family protein, whose protein sequence is MSVIVIEFITLDGIVSDPDGSAGTPAGGWAFRHGPETVAGDKFRLGRVLDDGVLLLGRATWQLFSRLWPGRDDDFSARMNAVPKLVASRTLTDTSAWGNSRVIDGDLAGAVRRERRDVVVTGSLSVVRALMADDLVDEYRLLTFPTVLGAGERLFPAGGPPAYLECLSAAPAGAAVLTRYGRAPR, encoded by the coding sequence GTGAGCGTCATCGTCATCGAGTTCATCACCCTGGACGGCATCGTGTCCGACCCGGACGGCTCCGCCGGCACGCCGGCCGGGGGCTGGGCGTTCCGGCACGGGCCGGAGACGGTCGCCGGGGACAAGTTCCGGCTCGGCCGCGTCCTCGACGACGGCGTCCTGCTGCTGGGACGGGCCACCTGGCAGCTGTTCTCGCGGCTCTGGCCGGGCCGCGACGACGACTTCTCGGCGCGCATGAACGCCGTGCCGAAACTGGTCGCCTCCCGCACGCTGACCGACACCTCGGCGTGGGGCAACTCCCGCGTCATCGACGGCGACCTCGCCGGCGCCGTGCGGCGCGAGCGGCGTGACGTGGTCGTCACCGGGAGCCTGAGCGTGGTGCGCGCCCTGATGGCCGACGACCTCGTGGACGAGTACCGGCTGCTGACCTTCCCCACCGTCCTCGGCGCCGGCGAACGGCTCTTCCCGGCCGGCGGCCCGCCCGCCTACCTGGAGTGCCTGTCGGCCGCGCCGGCGGGGGCGGCCGTCCTCACCCGGTACGGCCGGGCGCCGCGATGA
- a CDS encoding TetR/AcrR family transcriptional regulator, with the protein MAAGAREPISRGEGARRRMLEAALQVLDDDGLPGLTMEAVARRAGASKATLYRRWPTVGALLVDAMDATFQPFPAPDTGRVADDVAHLLAAFVELLDRTRFPRLLAAFIDAAERDPELAALHADLTRRRREPMIAVLTRARDRGELPAGLDPEVTTDLLTAPFFYRRFVAHRPIPPELVPEVVARVLGTGAGG; encoded by the coding sequence ATGGCGGCCGGGGCGAGGGAGCCGATCTCGCGGGGCGAGGGAGCGCGGCGGCGCATGCTGGAGGCCGCGCTCCAGGTCCTCGACGACGACGGCCTGCCCGGCCTCACCATGGAGGCCGTGGCCCGGCGCGCCGGGGCCAGCAAGGCGACCCTCTACCGGCGCTGGCCCACCGTCGGCGCGCTGCTCGTCGACGCCATGGACGCCACCTTCCAGCCGTTCCCCGCGCCCGACACCGGGCGGGTGGCCGACGACGTCGCGCACCTGCTGGCCGCGTTCGTCGAGCTGCTCGACCGCACCCGCTTCCCGCGCCTGCTGGCCGCCTTCATCGACGCCGCCGAGCGCGACCCGGAGCTCGCCGCCCTGCACGCCGACCTCACCCGCCGCCGCCGGGAGCCGATGATCGCCGTCCTCACCCGGGCCCGCGACCGCGGCGAGCTGCCCGCCGGGCTCGACCCCGAGGTGACCACCGACCTGCTCACCGCCCCCTTCTTCTACCGCCGCTTCGTCGCGCACCGGCCGATCCCGCCGGAGCTGGTGCCCGAGGTCGTCGCCCGCGTCCTCGGCACGGGCGCCGGCGGGTGA
- a CDS encoding DoxX family protein produces the protein MTRPVTAYWVITAIVTGECLVGGAMDLFRLAPFYPMLLHLGYPGYLATILGVAKIAAGVVLLLPGLPRLKEWAYAGVVINMAGAVASHVATRDAASDLLAPAAFTALAVASWALRPPARRLAARPPAHPDAHPDAHPTPTRTPARTPAGRSARQAAVTACPAARATAYPAAPTSRTLPRAPVPSRAP, from the coding sequence ATGACCCGCCCCGTCACCGCCTACTGGGTCATCACCGCGATCGTCACCGGCGAATGCCTGGTCGGCGGCGCGATGGACCTGTTCAGGCTGGCACCCTTCTACCCGATGCTGCTCCACCTGGGCTATCCCGGCTACCTGGCCACGATCCTGGGCGTCGCGAAGATCGCGGCGGGGGTGGTCCTGCTGCTTCCCGGGCTGCCCCGGCTGAAGGAGTGGGCCTACGCCGGCGTCGTGATCAACATGGCCGGCGCGGTCGCGTCGCACGTCGCCACCCGCGACGCGGCGTCCGACCTGCTGGCCCCGGCCGCCTTCACCGCCCTGGCCGTCGCCTCGTGGGCCCTGCGCCCGCCCGCGCGCCGCCTGGCCGCCCGCCCGCCTGCCCACCCGGACGCCCACCCGGACGCCCATCCGACGCCCACCCGGACGCCCGCCCGGACGCCCGCCGGACGCAGCGCCCGCCAGGCGGCCGTGACCGCGTGCCCCGCCGCCAGGGCCACGGCGTACCCGGCCGCGCCCACCAGCAGGACGCTGCCGAGAGCGCCGGTGCCGAGCCGCGCGCCGTAG
- a CDS encoding NAD(P)H-dependent oxidoreductase, with translation MKTLIVYAHPEPRSLNGSLKDLAVSTLRQAGHEVRVSDLYAMRWKAAADAGDYGPSASSPLRVAADSGRAFDTGNLTPDVRAEQEKLLWADLVIFQFPLWWYTMPAILKGWFDRVFTYHFAYGVGEHNDVKYGERFGEGTLAGRRALLSVTAGGPESHYAERGINGPIDDLLFPIQHGILYYPGLEVLPPFVLYGADRLTREDFPDIAKAWQERLLTLDSTEPIAFRRQNAGDYEIPSLHLKEGLEPAGRSGFRLHVRP, from the coding sequence ATGAAGACGCTGATCGTCTATGCCCACCCGGAGCCGAGGTCGCTCAACGGCTCGCTGAAGGACCTGGCCGTGTCCACGCTGCGGCAGGCGGGACACGAGGTGCGGGTCAGCGACCTGTACGCGATGCGCTGGAAGGCGGCCGCGGACGCCGGGGACTACGGGCCGTCCGCGTCGAGCCCGCTGCGGGTCGCCGCGGACTCGGGGCGGGCCTTCGACACGGGGAACCTCACCCCGGACGTCCGCGCGGAGCAGGAGAAGCTGCTGTGGGCGGACCTGGTGATCTTCCAGTTCCCGCTGTGGTGGTACACGATGCCGGCGATACTCAAGGGCTGGTTCGACCGGGTCTTCACCTACCACTTCGCCTACGGCGTCGGCGAGCACAACGACGTCAAGTACGGGGAGCGTTTCGGCGAGGGCACCCTCGCGGGCCGGCGGGCGCTGCTGTCGGTGACCGCGGGCGGCCCCGAGTCGCACTACGCCGAGCGCGGGATCAACGGCCCGATCGACGACCTGCTGTTCCCGATCCAGCACGGGATCCTGTACTACCCGGGGCTGGAGGTGCTGCCGCCGTTCGTGCTGTACGGCGCGGACCGCCTCACCCGCGAGGACTTCCCCGACATCGCCAAGGCGTGGCAGGAGCGGCTGCTGACCCTGGACTCGACCGAGCCGATCGCGTTCCGGCGGCAGAACGCCGGCGACTACGAGATCCCGTCGCTGCACCTGAAGGAGGGGCTGGAGCCGGCGGGCCGCTCCGGTTTCCGGCTGCACGTCCGGCCCTAG
- a CDS encoding helix-turn-helix transcriptional regulator: protein MDDLASFLRTRRSRVDPAGAGIPADRRRRVPGLRREEVAHLSGVSVDYYVRLEQGRATQPSEQVLDALARVLELDDTERGHLYRLARQRRRSPKPPTGRLRPELTRVLDLITDAPALVVDHRLDAAAGNRLAELLYGRPMKGLNTARHIFLEETGRGLYADWDQCTRDVVGHLRLAAGKYPEDRRLASLIGELAMGSERFRRLWARADVRARTHGRKAYRHPLVGELELHQENFTLPDESGLELLVLTAAPGSPSADALRLLAGLDAAAVPACRSSERRPART, encoded by the coding sequence ATGGACGATCTCGCGAGCTTCCTGCGCACCCGCCGCTCCCGGGTCGACCCGGCCGGGGCGGGCATCCCCGCCGACCGGCGCCGCCGGGTCCCGGGGCTGCGCCGCGAAGAGGTGGCGCACCTGTCGGGAGTCAGCGTCGACTACTACGTGCGCCTCGAACAGGGCCGCGCCACGCAGCCGTCCGAGCAGGTGCTCGACGCGCTCGCCCGGGTCCTGGAGCTCGACGACACCGAACGCGGGCACCTGTACCGGCTGGCCAGGCAGCGGCGGCGCAGCCCGAAACCGCCCACCGGGCGGCTGCGCCCCGAGCTGACGCGGGTCCTCGACCTGATCACCGACGCGCCCGCGCTCGTCGTCGACCACCGCCTCGACGCCGCCGCCGGCAACCGCCTCGCCGAGCTGCTGTACGGCCGCCCGATGAAGGGCCTGAACACCGCCCGCCACATCTTCCTGGAGGAGACCGGGCGCGGCCTGTACGCCGACTGGGACCAGTGCACCCGCGACGTGGTCGGCCACCTGCGGCTGGCGGCCGGCAAGTACCCCGAGGACCGGCGGCTGGCCTCGCTGATCGGGGAGCTGGCGATGGGCAGCGAACGCTTCCGCCGGCTGTGGGCCCGCGCGGACGTCCGCGCCCGCACCCACGGCCGCAAGGCCTACCGGCATCCCCTGGTGGGGGAGCTGGAGCTGCACCAGGAGAACTTCACGCTGCCGGACGAGTCGGGCCTGGAACTGCTGGTGCTCACGGCCGCCCCCGGCAGCCCCTCGGCGGACGCCCTGCGGCTCCTGGCCGGCCTCGACGCCGCCGCCGTGCCCGCTTGCCGGTCATCCGAGCGCAGGCCGGCACGGACGTGA